In Triticum aestivum cultivar Chinese Spring chromosome 5B, IWGSC CS RefSeq v2.1, whole genome shotgun sequence, the following proteins share a genomic window:
- the LOC123116941 gene encoding uncharacterized protein yields the protein MATRAASTGRLLRATTVKDSRMPSSSPACRIPSLKFPFLWDTKARHGKIRRAAEQKAALITLGAATTSTTEEKQRLPGEAGSVDLLLPLAYEVTRRLVLRQFGATWLALTQRRWAKVVEAVVHQGIVRCQSFTLIGVAGSLLGSVPCFLDGCGIVLQSFSLQFRAMSQTIDHAEIIKLLIEALDMFLIGTALLTFGMGMYGMFYGSQRVQEPIYERLKKGTRIRSVMQAKSRFGHAVILLLQAGVLEKFKSVPLVTGLDMACFAGAVLASSAGVFLLSKLSAHPQPCNKQTSFA from the exons ATGGCGACGAGGGCTGCAAGCACCGGCAGGCTGCTCAGAGCGACCACCGTCAAGGATAGCCGTatgccgtcgtcgtcgccggcgtgccgcATCCCCTCTCTCAAGTTCCCGTTCCTGTGGGACACCAAGGCGAGGCATGGGAAGATCAGGCGCGCCGCCGAGCAGAAGGCGGCGCTGATCACCCTGGGAGCAGCCACCACCAGCACCACGGAGGAGAAGCAACGCCTGCCGGGGGAAGCGGGCAGCGTGGATCTCCTGCTGCCTCTGGCGTACGAGGTCACCCGGAGGCTGGTGCTCAGGCAGTTCGGGGCGACGTGGCTGGCCCTCACGCAGCGTCGCTGGGCCAAGGTCGTCGAGGCCGTCGTCCACCAGGGCATCGTCAGATGCCAGTCGTTCACGCTCATCGGCGTCGCAGGATCCCTCCTCGGTTCAGTCCCATGCTTCCTCGAC GGTTGTGGCATTGttctgcagtccttctccttgcaGTTCCGTGCCATGTCGCAGACGATAGATCACGCCGAGATCATCAAACTTCTCATCGAAGCATTAG ACATGTTTCTGATCGGCACCGCCCTGCTCACGTTCGGCATGGGGATGTACGGCATGTTCTACGGCTCGCAGCGCGTCCAGGAGCCCATCTACGAGAGGCTGAAGAAAGGGACGAGGATCCGGTCCGTCATGCAGGCCAAGTCGAGGTTCGGCCACGCCGTGATCCTGCTGCTCCAGGCCGGCGTCCTCGAGAAGTTCAAGAGCGTGCCGCTCGTCACCGGCCTCGACATGGCCTGCTTCGCCGGCGCGGTGCTTGCCTCCTCCGCCGGCGTCTTCCTGCTGTCCAAGCTCTCCGCGCATCCGCAGCCATGCAACAAGCAAACCTCCTTCGCGTGA